The sequence CGTTTCTGCACCCACATGACGTCTGCATCCCGTGGAAGGGTTAAAGAATAGCATGGATTCCCACCGCCCGGGCCACGCCCTCAGCCGTTCCCGTCCGGCGCCCGGAAGCCATAGATCATGTAGCGCAGCAGCCGCAAGCGGCTGACGAGCTCTGCGAAACCGGTTTCGGCGATCGCCGCCGCATCCACCTGCAGCGCGCCGCCGAAACGCCGCAGGAACGAATAGGTGGGCAGGGTGCCTGCGGTGATGTCGCGTTCCGTTTCGACGACGAAGCCGGCCGCCTCCGCCAGCCTTCGGTAACCGCCGCGGGTGTAGCTGAGATCGCAGCGGCCGTAGAAACCGCCGCCGATCCCCAACCGGGACCAAAGGGTGACGGGCAAAAGCGGCGCGGTGGAAACGAAATCCGACAGCGCCAGCCGCCCGCCGGGCTTCAGGACCCGCCGGGCTTCTGCGAAGAACCGGCGCCGGTCGGGAAAATGGAAGATGCACTCGACCGCAACCACCGCATCGAAGCTACGATCCGCAAACGGCAGGGCACAGGCATCGCCGGCCACAAAGCAGATGCGGTTGCCGGGCCTCGCCGCCACCTGCCGGCGGGCACGGCGCAACTGGCGCCGGTCGATGTTGAGGCCGCAGAGGTCCATGTAAGCGTGGTTTTCATTCAGACTGGCCACAGTGCCGCCGAAACCGCAGCCGGCATCGAGCACCCGCTGCCCATCCCCGATCGCCGCCGCCCGGCACACCTCCCGGGTCAGGGCTTCCGCCGCCGCGGCGAACGCCTCTGGCGTCAGTTCCGCAGCCTGCGGCTCGGGCCAGTAGCCCCAGTGGACATGGCGGCCGAAGGCCCGCTCCACAACCGGATCGCCACGCTCCAGCGATGCCAGCAGGGCATCGAAATAGGGAAGTTTGATCATTTAGGCGAAACCTGGGATCGTCAACTTCGCAGGCTGCAGTATACGTCCGCCGCCGCCTCAGACGTAAGCACCTTACAACCGAAACCAAGTTGAAATCGGTCGTTTTATCCGCGAGGATTAAGGAACGAATGCGCGCAGGCGGTCAAAGAATGCTCAAACTCGAAGACATCAAGAAAGACGCCTTAATCTGCGGCATCGTGCCCGATGAGATCGTGCGGGTGGTGCTGACCGAGCCTGTGGGCGACAACGCCGTCACTGTCTATTACAGGGACAACCAGGGGCGACTAGGGGAACAGATGCTCTTCCGCCCGGACGAGGCTCGCCTGGAGCTGGCCCAGGCGGGCCGCCACTGGACCTTCGATGCAGACGGTGCCAACTTCAGGCTGGGTCTAGAGGCCCTGCGCATCCGCTTGGCCCACCTGTTCGACCCCATGATGGCGGTGCACACCGCCAACGTCGAGCCACTCCCCCACCAGATCTCGGCCGTGTACGAAGCCATGCTGCCCAAACAGCCGTTGCGCTTCGTGCTGGCGGATGACCCGGGTGCCGGAAAGACTATCATGGCCGGTCTCCTAATCCGGCCGGGTGACCGCGGGCGATTGCTCACCCGCGGTTCCCACAGATCCGGACGTGCCCGATTAAGGCATCCGGCTCCTCGGACTATGGCGTCGCTACGCAACGGGCAATTCCGTGAACCACGCGCGGTGGGGGTAGTGGGTATCGTTTGTACAGCCGCCCAAAATGGTCCCAGTTCATCCGTTCCCGGTTGCGGCGGGACAACCATTTGTACCAGCGCCGTCTGACCTCGTACAGGAAGCGGGCCAGCGATTGGCTGTTGCCGACGATCCCATAGTAGGCATAATGCCCCTTGAGTTTGCGGCTCAGGGCCGCTTGTTGGTCTGCAACCGGCCAGTGGCGGTGCATCCGGCACCAGTGGTTGATCGCCTGCAGGGAGCGGCTGAGCCGGGCTTGGGCGGTCTTGCGTTTGACGACCCAACGCCCTTTCCTTGAGCGTCCCCAGTAGTGGGTGAATCCCAGGTATTGGAAGCTCTGGCCTTTCCGTCCGGGTTTTCTGAAGTCGAGCAGGCGGGTTTTGTCCGGGTGCAGGCGCAGGCCGTATTTGGCCAGGCGCTTGCCCAGAACGGCCAATACCCGCCGGGCGTCTTCTTCCCGTTCGAACACCAGGACCGCATCGTCGGCGAACCGGACTTCGAAGGCGCTGCCTTGCAGTCGCGGTTTGACCGTCTGCTCGAACCACAGGTCGAGCACGTGATGCAGGTAGAGGTTGGCCAGCAGTGGGGAGATCACCCCACCTTGCGGTGTCCCTTGTTCGGGGTAGTGAAGCTGTCCGCCTTCCATGACACCGGCATTCAGCCATTTACCGATCACGCGGCAGATCACGCCGTCGCGCACCCTCTGCCCCAGAAAGTTCCGCAGCCGGTCCCGGTCCACGTCGTCGAAGAAGTTTTGGATGTCCAGGTCGATGACCCAGCCACCGCCCATGGCCATCAGCCCGCCCCATAGCCTCTCCAGGGCCTGGTGGGCACTGCGTCCGGGCCGGAACCCGTAGGCGCAGTCGAGAAAGTCCTGCTCGAAGATGGGTTCCAGCGCCATCAGCACCGCCCGTTGCAGCACCTTGTCTTCCAGCGTGGGAATGCCGATCGGGCGGGTCTTTCCCGTTCCCGGCTTGGGCAGGTGGACGCGCCGTACCGCAGGCGCCCGATACCGGCCGGTCTTGAACCGTTCCAGCAGGCGCGTCAGGTTCTCCTCTAAGTCGGCTGCGTATTGGGATGCAGTCACGCCGTCCACCCCGGCGGCCCCGTCCTTGCGGGTGCGCCGCCAGGCTTCTTCCAGCCACACCACGTCGATGTGGTGGGCAATCGTGGTCAGTTCC comes from Methylomarinovum caldicuralii and encodes:
- the ltrA gene encoding group II intron reverse transcriptase/maturase, with the protein product MGLSEGQMAGTSSQENISTRQRKLAELARIEPKLELTTIAHHIDVVWLEEAWRRTRKDGAAGVDGVTASQYAADLEENLTRLLERFKTGRYRAPAVRRVHLPKPGTGKTRPIGIPTLEDKVLQRAVLMALEPIFEQDFLDCAYGFRPGRSAHQALERLWGGLMAMGGGWVIDLDIQNFFDDVDRDRLRNFLGQRVRDGVICRVIGKWLNAGVMEGGQLHYPEQGTPQGGVISPLLANLYLHHVLDLWFEQTVKPRLQGSAFEVRFADDAVLVFEREEDARRVLAVLGKRLAKYGLRLHPDKTRLLDFRKPGRKGQSFQYLGFTHYWGRSRKGRWVVKRKTAQARLSRSLQAINHWCRMHRHWPVADQQAALSRKLKGHYAYYGIVGNSQSLARFLYEVRRRWYKWLSRRNRERMNWDHFGRLYKRYPLPPPRVVHGIARCVATP
- a CDS encoding class I SAM-dependent methyltransferase, producing the protein MIKLPYFDALLASLERGDPVVERAFGRHVHWGYWPEPQAAELTPEAFAAAAEALTREVCRAAAIGDGQRVLDAGCGFGGTVASLNENHAYMDLCGLNIDRRQLRRARRQVAARPGNRICFVAGDACALPFADRSFDAVVAVECIFHFPDRRRFFAEARRVLKPGGRLALSDFVSTAPLLPVTLWSRLGIGGGFYGRCDLSYTRGGYRRLAEAAGFVVETERDITAGTLPTYSFLRRFGGALQVDAAAIAETGFAELVSRLRLLRYMIYGFRAPDGNG